GGACTTCATCCTAAGCCAATAGATGGCGCAGAATTAATTGGTCAGATAATTGCCCAAATTAAGGATTTGAATAACGAGTATCGGGAAGATTCTCTTAAATTTTTCATTTACAATACATTACCAGGAACTACAAGTGCTGCCAGTGCGAAAGCAAGATTTTTAAAAGAAATCATTCTTGGTGAAGCAGTTGTAGAAGAAATATCGCCTGCCTTTGCATTAGAGTTGTTGTCGCACATGAAAGGCGGACCTTCAATCGAGGTTTTACTGGATCTTGCGCTTGGTGATAATATCACAATTGCAAAAGAGGCGGGAGATGTTCTTAAAACGCAGGTTTACCTTTATGAAGCCGACACTGACCGTTTGAAGGAAGCGTTCAAAAATGGAAACGAAGTTGCCATTGAGCTTCTTGAAAGTTATGCCAAAGGTGAGTTCTTTACTAAACTGCCAGACATACCTGAAGAAATCAAGATCGTTACTTTCATTGCCGGTGAAGGTGACATTTCAACAGATTTACTTTCTCCTGGTAACCAGGCTCATTCAAGATCTGACCGTGAACTTCATGGTTTGTGTATGATCACTCCTAAGGCACAGCAGGAAATCAAGGCGTTACAGGCTCAGCATCCTGATAAAAGCGTAATGCTGATTGCTGAGAAAGGTACAATGGGGGTGGGATCATCGCGGATGTCGGGTGTAAATAACGTAGCACTTTGGACAGGTAAGCGTGCAAGTCCATATATTCCGTTTGTTAATATCGCTCCGATTGTTGGAGGTACAAACGGTATTTCTCCGATTTTCCTTACTACGGTTGATGTGACTGGTGGCATTGGTATTGACCTAAAAAACTGGGTTAAAAAGGTTGACGAAAACGGTGCAATCGTCCGCAATGAAAATGGTGATCCTATTCTTGAAGAGGTTTACTCTGTTGCTACGGGCACTGTTCTTACCATCAATACGCAGACAAAAAAGCTTTATAATGGCGATCAGGAACTGATCGATATTTCCAAGGCACTTACGCCACAGAAAAAAGAATTTATAAGAGCCGGAGGATCGTATGCAATTGTATTTGGTAAAAAGATCCAGACAATCGCAGCGAAGATTTTAGGCATCGAACCAACTACTGTATTTGCTCCTGCAAAAGAGATTTCTAATGAGGGACAAGGCCTTACAGCAGTTGAAAAAATATTTAACAGAAACGCCGTTGGTACTACACCGGGTAAAGTTTTACACGCCGGATCCGATGTCCGTGTTGAAGTTAATATCGTAGGTTCGCAGGATACAACAGGTCTTATGACTGCTCAGGAGTTGGAATCAATGGCCGCAACAGTCATTTCACCAATTGTTGATGGAGCATATCAGTCGGGTTGTCATACGGCTTCGGTATGGGATAAAAAAGCGCAGGCGAATATTCCAAAACTGATGAAGTTCATGAACGATTTCGGCCTTATCACTGCCCGTGACCCGAAAGGTGAATATCACTCGATGACAGACGTTATTCATAAGGTTCTTAACGATATCACTGTTGATGAGTGGGCGATTATCATCGGTGGCGACTCCCATACCAGAATGTCAAAAGGTGTTGCTTTCGGTGCTGATTCAGGAACAGTTGCGCTTGCATTGGCTACGGGTGAGGCGTCTATGCCAATTCCGGAATCGGTAAAAGTAACTTTCAAAGGTGACATGAAGGATCATATGGATTTCCGTGATGTTGTTCATGCTACCCAGGCTCAGATGCTTCAGAAGTTTGGTGGAGAAAATGTTTTCCAGGGCAGAATTATTGAAGTACATCTTGGAACGCTTCCTGCTGACCAGGCATTTACTTTCACTGACTGGACTGCTGAAATGAAGGCGAAAGCTTCCATCTGTATTTCGGAAGATGATACGCTTATTGAATCACTGGAAATTGCGAAAGGCAGAATCCAGATTATGATCGATAAGGGAATGGAAAACCACAAACAGGTTCTTCAGGGATTGATCAATAAGGCTGATAAAAGAATTGCAGAAATTAAGTCGGGAGAAAAACCAGCTTTGGTTCCGGATGCTAATGCGAAATATTACGCAGAAGTTGTTATTGATCTTGACATTATCGTCGAGCCAATGATTGCAGATCCTGATGTGAATAATAAAGATGTTTCCAAAAGATATACCCACGATACAATTCGTCCGATATCTTTCTATGGCGATGATAAAAAAGTAGATCTTGGTTTCGTCGGTTCATGCATGGTGCATAAAGGCGATTTGAAAATTGTTTCACAGATGCTTAAAAATCTGGAAGAACAGCAAGGTAAAGTTGAGTTCCATGCCCCGCTTGTCGTGGCAGCGCCTACATACAATATCGTAGAAGAACTTAAAAATGAAGGTGACTGGGATGTATTACAGAAATATTCCGGTTTCGAATTCAACGATAATGCACCGAAAGTTGCGGCACGTACTGAATATGAAAACATGATGTATCTGGAACGTCCGGGCTGTAACCTTTGCATGGGTAACCAGGAAAAAGCGGCAAAAGGAGATACTGTTTTAGCAACGTCGACCCGTCTTTTCCAGGGAAGAGTTGTTGAAGATTCGGAAGGTAAAAAAGGAGAGTCTTTGCTTGCGTCCACACCAGTTGTTGTTTTGTCCGCAATCCTAGGCCGAATTCCAAATATAGAAGAATATAAAGCTGCGGTGGTCGGCATTGATCTTACCAAGTTTGCACCTCCTGTTAAGCAGTTGAGCAGATAAATTCTGTTTAACTGTCCTCGGTGGTTCGGTTTTTGATAAGTAAATGTGTAGACATTAATTTAATTATTATGGCGTTTGACTTAGATATGATTAAGGGCGTTTACGCCCGCTTGCAAGAAAGAGTTGAAGCTGCCCGTAAAATCGAAGGGCGGGCCTTGACCTTGGCAGAAAAAATATTGTACTCTCATTTGTGGGAGGGAACACCTTCTCAGGTTTATGAGCGAGGTAAGTCTTATGTAGATTTTGCTCCTGACCGCGTTGCGATGCAGGATGCAACTGCGCAAATGGCTCTTTTACAATTTATGCAGGCTGGAAGGCCACAGGTTGCAGTTCCGTCTACCGTGCATTGCGATCACCTTATTCAGGCAGAAGTAGGTGCCGTTGCTGATTTGCAGACAGCAAAAGATAAAAATAAAGAAGTATATGATTTCCTTGCTTCGGTATCCAACAAATATGGTATCGGATTCTGGAAACCAGGTGCGGGTATTATTCACCAGGTTGTTTTGGAAAACTATGCATTTCCAGGCGGTATGATGATTGGTACAGATTCCCACACACCTAATGCAGGTGGTTTGGGTATGGTAGCGATTGGTGTGGGTGGTGCAGATGCGAGTGATGTCATGTCAGGATTGGCCTGGGAGCTTAAAATGCCTAAGCTGATCGGTGTTAAGCTTACAGGAAAACTGAGCGGATGGGCAGCTGCGAAAGATGTTATTCTTTGGGTTGCGGGTCAGCTGACTGTAAAAGGTGGTACTGGCTGTATTGTTGAATATTTTGGAGAAGGTGCTGAAAGTCTTTCTTGTACAGGAAAAGGAACCATCTGTAACATGGGTGCCGAAATTGGAGCTACCACTTCTATTTTCGCCTATGACCAGAAAATGGATGCTTACCTTCGCTCCACTGCACGTGCTGATGTAGCGGATGCTGCAAATGCTGTTGCCGGTTATTTACGCGCGGATGATGAGGTTTATGCAAATCCAGCTGCCTATTATGATCAGTTAATAGAACTCGATCTTTCAACGCTTGAACCGCATGTGAACGGTCCGTTTACTCCGGACTTGGCCTGGCCACTTTCTAAATTTGCTACGGCGGTTAAGGAAAACGGATGGCCGGAAGTTCTTTCAGTTGGTTTAATTGGTTCTTGCACTAACTCTTCTTACGAAGATATCAGCCGTGCCGCTTCTCTGGCACAACAGGCTGTTGATAAAAAACTGGTTGTAACCTCTGAATATACAATTACGCCAGGTTCTGAGCAAGTTCGTTTCACAGTAGACCGTGATGGTTTCCTTGATACTTTCGCTCAAATTGGTGGAGTAGTTTTGGCTAATGCTTGCGGGCCTTGTATTGGTCAGTGGGCGCGTCATGGTGCGGAAAAAGGTGAGAAAAACTCAATTATCACTTCTTTCAACCGTAACTTCTCGAAACGTGCGGATGGTAATCCAAACACGCACTCGTTCGTCGCTTCTCCTGAAATTGTAACGGCTTTGGCCATTGCGGGACGGTTAACTTTTGACCCCCGTACAGATACAATAACAAATTCAGAAGGCGTTGAAGTAATGCTTGACGAACCATCCGGATGGGAACTTCCTTCAAAAGGATTTGCTGTTGAAGATGCAGGCTATCAGGCACCAGCCGAAGATGGATCGAAAGTTCAGGTTTTGGTTAGTCCAACTTCTGATCGTCTGCAATTGCTTGAACCGTTCAAAGCCTGGGAAGGTACAGATCTTAAAGGATTGAAATTGCTGATCAAAGCAAAAGGAAAATGTACGACTGACCATATTTCTATGGCTGGTCCGTGGTTGAAATACCGCGGTCACCTCGACAATATTTCTAACAATATGTTAATCGGCGCGGTTAACTTTTACAACGAAAAAACGAACACTGTTAAAAACCAATTAACCGGTACTTACGGTGAAGTTCCGGCGGTACAGCGTGATTACAAAGCGCATGGTATCGGAACAATCGTTGTGGGTGATGAAAACTACGGTGAAGGTTCTTCACGTGAGCACGCAGCCATGGAGCCGCGTTTCTTAGGTGCCAGAGCAATTCTTGTAAAATCTTTTGCCCGTATCCACGAAACGAACTTGAAAAAACAAGGCATGCTGGCTTTGACTTTTGCCAATACTGCTGACTATGATAAAATTCAGGAAGACGATACAATTGATATTACAGGTTTGCAAACTTTCGCTCCAGGGGTTCAGCTGACTATTGTTTTACATCATTCGGATGGTACAACCGAGGAATTCCCGGTAAACCATACTTACAACGAACAACAGATTGAATGGTTTAAAGAGGGTTCTGCTTTGAACATTATTCGTAAATCCGTAAATGCTGCATAAGCTTTTGGTTAATAGATTTTTCAAAAAGCTTCTGGAAACAGGAGCTTTTTTTATGAATTATTTTTCTGATAATCGAATTAATATTGCTGACTATTAAGTGCCTATCTATTTTTCAACAAAGTTCGAAGATTAAAATAACATTATTATACATAATCTGTTTTTTGATTATCGGATAATCATTTAGCTTTGTTGATTGATCAATCAGTCGGTTTATTTAATTAACATAAATTGTGAATAACCACAGATTGAAAAAAAGAAGAGATAACCCACAATGAAAAAAATAATTTTAAAAATGTTAGCAGGAATTTTAATATTGACGGTCGTGCTGATCGCCGCAGTATATATATTTTTACAGCAGGAACAATTTGGAAAAGCACCCTCCGGAGCCAGATTGGAAAGAATTCAAAAATCACCTAACTACCGTGACGGTCAGTTTCAAAATTTAAGTGTCACACCGGATCTTGCAGAAGGTGTAACTTACTACAAGGTGTTGAAAGACTTTATTTTTGATAAAAGCAAAAGGCTTAAACCAGAGTCAGTTTTGCCTTCGGTGAAATCGGATCTATTGCATCTTGATCCAAATGAAGATGTATTAGTATGGTTTGGACATTCATCTTATTTCATGCAGATTGACGGTAAAACAATGCTTATCGATCCTGTTTTTAGCGGCGCAGCTTCTCCGGTTAAATTCACAACACCAAGTTTTCCAGGAAGTGATGTTTATTCAGTAGATGATTTTCCGGCAATCGATTACCTTTTTATCTCTCATGATCACTGGGATCACCTGGATTATGAAACGGTTTTGAAATTGAAATCAAAAGTTAAAAGAGTGATTACCGGATTAGGAACCGGAGAACATTT
The nucleotide sequence above comes from Dyadobacter subterraneus. Encoded proteins:
- a CDS encoding MBL fold metallo-hydrolase; its protein translation is MKKIILKMLAGILILTVVLIAAVYIFLQQEQFGKAPSGARLERIQKSPNYRDGQFQNLSVTPDLAEGVTYYKVLKDFIFDKSKRLKPESVLPSVKSDLLHLDPNEDVLVWFGHSSYFMQIDGKTMLIDPVFSGAASPVKFTTPSFPGSDVYSVDDFPAIDYLFISHDHWDHLDYETVLKLKSKVKRVITGLGTGEHFERWGYDLSKIEEKDWNEEVILGDGFIVNVTPGRHFSGRGFARNRAMWVSFVLQTPTKKIFLGGDSGYDTHFKKIGDKFGPFDLALLECGQYNYNWKYIHMMPEETAQAAVDLKAKKLMPVHWAKFALGQHDWDEPIIRVSKASKVKNLPLLTPMIGEVVNLNEDKVFPAWWENVK
- a CDS encoding aconitate hydratase — protein: MAFDLDMIKGVYARLQERVEAARKIEGRALTLAEKILYSHLWEGTPSQVYERGKSYVDFAPDRVAMQDATAQMALLQFMQAGRPQVAVPSTVHCDHLIQAEVGAVADLQTAKDKNKEVYDFLASVSNKYGIGFWKPGAGIIHQVVLENYAFPGGMMIGTDSHTPNAGGLGMVAIGVGGADASDVMSGLAWELKMPKLIGVKLTGKLSGWAAAKDVILWVAGQLTVKGGTGCIVEYFGEGAESLSCTGKGTICNMGAEIGATTSIFAYDQKMDAYLRSTARADVADAANAVAGYLRADDEVYANPAAYYDQLIELDLSTLEPHVNGPFTPDLAWPLSKFATAVKENGWPEVLSVGLIGSCTNSSYEDISRAASLAQQAVDKKLVVTSEYTITPGSEQVRFTVDRDGFLDTFAQIGGVVLANACGPCIGQWARHGAEKGEKNSIITSFNRNFSKRADGNPNTHSFVASPEIVTALAIAGRLTFDPRTDTITNSEGVEVMLDEPSGWELPSKGFAVEDAGYQAPAEDGSKVQVLVSPTSDRLQLLEPFKAWEGTDLKGLKLLIKAKGKCTTDHISMAGPWLKYRGHLDNISNNMLIGAVNFYNEKTNTVKNQLTGTYGEVPAVQRDYKAHGIGTIVVGDENYGEGSSREHAAMEPRFLGARAILVKSFARIHETNLKKQGMLALTFANTADYDKIQEDDTIDITGLQTFAPGVQLTIVLHHSDGTTEEFPVNHTYNEQQIEWFKEGSALNIIRKSVNAA
- a CDS encoding bifunctional aconitate hydratase 2/2-methylisocitrate dehydratase yields the protein MNIYKDYIQEIEERKAQGLHPKPIDGAELIGQIIAQIKDLNNEYREDSLKFFIYNTLPGTTSAASAKARFLKEIILGEAVVEEISPAFALELLSHMKGGPSIEVLLDLALGDNITIAKEAGDVLKTQVYLYEADTDRLKEAFKNGNEVAIELLESYAKGEFFTKLPDIPEEIKIVTFIAGEGDISTDLLSPGNQAHSRSDRELHGLCMITPKAQQEIKALQAQHPDKSVMLIAEKGTMGVGSSRMSGVNNVALWTGKRASPYIPFVNIAPIVGGTNGISPIFLTTVDVTGGIGIDLKNWVKKVDENGAIVRNENGDPILEEVYSVATGTVLTINTQTKKLYNGDQELIDISKALTPQKKEFIRAGGSYAIVFGKKIQTIAAKILGIEPTTVFAPAKEISNEGQGLTAVEKIFNRNAVGTTPGKVLHAGSDVRVEVNIVGSQDTTGLMTAQELESMAATVISPIVDGAYQSGCHTASVWDKKAQANIPKLMKFMNDFGLITARDPKGEYHSMTDVIHKVLNDITVDEWAIIIGGDSHTRMSKGVAFGADSGTVALALATGEASMPIPESVKVTFKGDMKDHMDFRDVVHATQAQMLQKFGGENVFQGRIIEVHLGTLPADQAFTFTDWTAEMKAKASICISEDDTLIESLEIAKGRIQIMIDKGMENHKQVLQGLINKADKRIAEIKSGEKPALVPDANAKYYAEVVIDLDIIVEPMIADPDVNNKDVSKRYTHDTIRPISFYGDDKKVDLGFVGSCMVHKGDLKIVSQMLKNLEEQQGKVEFHAPLVVAAPTYNIVEELKNEGDWDVLQKYSGFEFNDNAPKVAARTEYENMMYLERPGCNLCMGNQEKAAKGDTVLATSTRLFQGRVVEDSEGKKGESLLASTPVVVLSAILGRIPNIEEYKAAVVGIDLTKFAPPVKQLSR